One genomic segment of Chitinibacter sp. FCG-7 includes these proteins:
- the cysW gene encoding sulfate ABC transporter permease subunit CysW: MSTAINNLNHKVVTTESAWVRYLLTGLALLLITILLIVPLLSVFYEALHQGWGLYQDALIESDAVSAIKLTLIVAAISLPLNLVFGVAAAWAIAKFDFKGKSILVTLIDLPFAVSPVVAGLIYVLLFGAHGWWGAWLIENDIKIIFAVPGIVLATVFVTFPFVARELIPLMEAQGSDEEQAALVLGASGWQTFWHVTLPNIKWGLLYGVILANARAMGEFGAVSVVSGHIRGMTNTIPLHVEILYNEYNFVAAFACASILALLALLTLALKSYVEWRTEQQAIEDRKHATEE, translated from the coding sequence ATGAGTACCGCTATCAACAATCTCAATCATAAAGTCGTGACCACTGAGTCAGCGTGGGTGCGTTATCTGCTGACCGGTCTTGCCTTGTTGTTGATTACGATCCTGCTGATCGTTCCACTACTGTCAGTGTTTTACGAGGCGCTGCATCAGGGCTGGGGTTTGTATCAAGACGCACTAATCGAAAGCGATGCGGTCTCGGCGATTAAACTGACGCTGATTGTCGCTGCCATTTCACTGCCACTGAATCTGGTGTTTGGCGTGGCTGCGGCGTGGGCGATTGCCAAGTTTGACTTCAAGGGCAAAAGCATTCTGGTCACGCTGATCGATTTGCCGTTTGCCGTCTCACCGGTAGTCGCTGGTCTGATCTACGTGCTGCTGTTTGGCGCGCATGGCTGGTGGGGCGCGTGGCTGATCGAGAACGACATCAAGATCATTTTTGCCGTCCCCGGCATTGTGCTGGCCACGGTGTTTGTCACCTTTCCCTTTGTGGCACGCGAGCTGATTCCATTGATGGAAGCGCAAGGCAGCGACGAAGAACAGGCTGCACTGGTGCTGGGCGCTTCAGGCTGGCAGACGTTCTGGCACGTGACCTTGCCGAACATTAAATGGGGCTTGTTGTATGGCGTGATTCTGGCCAATGCCCGCGCGATGGGCGAATTTGGCGCGGTATCGGTGGTGTCGGGCCATATTCGTGGCATGACCAACACAATCCCGCTGCACGTCGAGATTTTGTACAACGAATACAACTTTGTCGCCGCTTTTGCCTGCGCCTCGATTCTGGCCCTGCTGGCCTTGTTGACGCTGGCACTGAAGAGCTATGTGGAATGGCGCACCGAGCAACAAGCGATTGAAGATCGCAAACATGCGACTGAGGAATAA
- a CDS encoding sulfate ABC transporter substrate-binding protein produces MLPLRKLTLAIALSSISALSLADTTLLNVSYDVMRDFYKDYNPAFAKHFEAKFKDKVTIQQSHGGSSKQARSVIDGLEADVVTMNMATDIDAIVEKGKQINAGWDKKFPNEAAPFSSLQVLIVRKGNPKGIKDWNDLTKAGVQVVVPNPKTSGNGRYTFLAAWGAALKQNGGNEAKAREFTQAIFNNVPVLDAGGRAATTTFMQRQIGDVLVTFENEAEMIAREFGRGNFEVIYPSASIDADLPVAVVDKVVDKKGSRKAAIEYLSFLWSEQGQEIAAQNYLRPRNAAVAAKYAKQFPNVKLFGVAEFGGLKAAQKKFFDDGAIYDQIAADIAKKK; encoded by the coding sequence ATGCTACCGCTGCGCAAACTTACTCTGGCCATCGCACTAAGCAGCATCTCTGCCCTGTCGCTGGCGGACACCACCTTGCTCAATGTCTCGTACGACGTCATGCGCGATTTTTATAAAGACTATAACCCGGCTTTTGCTAAACACTTTGAGGCCAAATTCAAGGACAAAGTGACGATCCAGCAATCGCACGGCGGCTCGTCCAAGCAGGCGCGCTCAGTGATCGACGGGCTGGAGGCCGATGTGGTGACGATGAATATGGCGACCGACATCGACGCAATTGTCGAAAAAGGCAAGCAGATCAACGCGGGTTGGGACAAGAAATTCCCGAACGAGGCTGCGCCATTTTCTAGTTTGCAAGTGCTAATTGTGCGCAAAGGCAATCCAAAAGGCATCAAGGATTGGAATGACCTGACCAAGGCTGGCGTGCAAGTGGTAGTGCCCAACCCGAAAACCAGCGGTAATGGTCGATATACCTTCCTGGCGGCCTGGGGCGCAGCACTAAAACAAAACGGCGGCAATGAAGCCAAGGCGCGCGAATTCACGCAAGCGATCTTTAATAACGTGCCGGTGCTGGACGCGGGTGGGCGCGCAGCAACGACCACGTTTATGCAGCGCCAGATTGGCGACGTGTTGGTGACGTTTGAAAACGAAGCCGAAATGATCGCGCGCGAATTTGGCCGTGGCAATTTCGAGGTGATTTATCCAAGCGCTTCAATCGATGCCGATTTGCCCGTTGCCGTGGTTGATAAAGTGGTCGACAAGAAAGGCAGCCGCAAAGCGGCAATCGAATACCTGAGCTTCCTATGGAGCGAGCAAGGCCAGGAAATCGCCGCGCAAAACTATCTGCGCCCGCGTAACGCCGCCGTGGCGGCGAAATACGCCAAGCAATTCCCCAACGTCAAACTGTTTGGCGTCGCTGAGTTTGGCGGGCTGAAAGCTGCGCAGAAGAAGTTCTTTGATGACGGCGCGATTTACGACCAGATCGCCGCTGACATTGCCAAGAAGAAATAA
- a CDS encoding nuclear transport factor 2 family protein, with amino-acid sequence MSTRPPLPPFDLESASLKVRLAEDGWNSRDPERVALAYTADSIWRNRHEFPRGRAQIVEFLTRKWQREHQYRLIKELWAFEGNRIAVRFAYEWHDAAGEWFRSYGNENWEFDEDGLMQRRFASINDLPIREDERLFRWPQGRRPDDHPGLSELGL; translated from the coding sequence ATGTCTACCCGCCCACCCCTGCCACCGTTTGATCTTGAATCGGCCAGCTTAAAAGTTCGGCTGGCCGAAGACGGCTGGAATTCGCGCGACCCCGAACGGGTGGCGCTGGCCTACACCGCCGATAGCATCTGGCGCAATCGCCACGAATTTCCTCGTGGTCGCGCACAGATTGTTGAGTTTCTCACCCGCAAATGGCAGCGCGAACACCAATACCGGCTGATCAAAGAGCTGTGGGCCTTTGAGGGCAATCGTATCGCCGTGCGCTTTGCCTACGAATGGCACGATGCCGCCGGGGAATGGTTTCGCTCCTACGGCAATGAAAACTGGGAGTTTGACGAGGACGGCTTGATGCAGCGCCGCTTTGCCAGCATTAACGATCTGCCGATTCGCGAGGATGAGCGGCTATTTCGCTGGCCCCAAGGCCGCCGCCCCGATGATCATCCGGGCTTGAGCGAGCTGGGTTTGTGA
- a CDS encoding AraC family transcriptional regulator, whose translation MLIREWITNSHCQPWHYQQYVVPKIQFHLHYHPEFELTYTRNASGLRYISGKAEAFPRFDLVLVAPNQPHSWEAAPNPDGSPQTLQVLFFRESWLRQLAESGLPELRGVCNWLGNIRHAIQFSATLAEQLAPLFDRLHESRGLERISLILELLAILYKAPDAASINSGREISLPDQRVEQALAYLSQHFARPVYLSEVAKVALTSEANLKRLFNQQLGKSFSEILAELRVIHACNLLLSSSMKIENIASQSGFPSLSNFHRIFQAYTQLTPHAFRRLRAPSRSEVAAQASLT comes from the coding sequence ATGTTAATCAGAGAATGGATTACCAATTCGCACTGCCAACCCTGGCATTACCAGCAGTATGTGGTGCCCAAAATCCAGTTTCACCTGCATTACCATCCCGAATTCGAGCTAACCTACACCCGCAATGCATCGGGTTTACGCTATATCAGCGGCAAAGCCGAGGCTTTTCCGCGCTTTGATCTGGTGCTGGTTGCGCCCAATCAGCCGCACAGCTGGGAGGCGGCGCCCAATCCCGATGGCAGCCCGCAAACTTTGCAGGTTTTGTTTTTTCGTGAAAGCTGGCTTCGCCAGCTGGCTGAGTCGGGCTTGCCCGAGTTGCGCGGCGTGTGCAACTGGCTGGGCAATATCCGGCATGCCATTCAGTTTAGCGCCACACTGGCCGAGCAGCTGGCGCCGCTGTTTGACCGGCTGCATGAAAGCCGCGGGCTGGAGCGGATCAGCCTGATTCTGGAGCTGCTGGCGATACTCTACAAAGCGCCCGATGCGGCCAGTATTAACAGCGGGCGCGAGATTAGCTTGCCCGATCAGCGAGTCGAGCAGGCGCTGGCTTATCTATCCCAGCACTTTGCCCGGCCGGTTTATTTATCCGAAGTGGCCAAAGTGGCCCTGACCAGCGAGGCCAATCTTAAGCGTCTGTTCAATCAGCAGCTGGGCAAAAGCTTTAGCGAAATACTGGCCGAATTGCGCGTGATTCATGCCTGCAATCTGCTGCTGAGCAGCTCGATGAAAATCGAAAATATCGCCAGCCAGAGCGGTTTTCCCAGCCTGAGCAATTTCCATCGCATTTTTCAGGCCTACACCCAACTGACCCCGCATGCATTTCGCCGTCTACGTGCGCCGTCACGCAGCGAGGTTGCGGCACAAGCAAGTCTTACTTGA
- a CDS encoding sulfate/molybdate ABC transporter ATP-binding protein, which yields MSIEIRNIVKTFGEFKALNDLSLNVESGELVALLGPSGCGKTSLLRVIAGLETPDSGQILFHGEDTTDRHVRERQVGFVFQHYALFRHMTVFENVAFGLRVRPKSTRPSDAEIKRKVHDLLQLVQLDWLADRYPAQLSGGQRQRIALARALAVEPKVLLLDEPFGALDTKVRKELRRWLRRLHDEIHVTSVFVTHDQEEALEVADRVVVMNKGQIEQIGSPSEVYDTPASPFVYQFLGDVNLFQSRVHEGWAQVGSAKFAASETSEHATVYVRPHEIDLSRIATPGAISGTITHIRLLGATVRLEVEVPEHDVVEVELTRERQQEGAWQVAETVYLIPREAKVYATV from the coding sequence ATGAGTATCGAGATTCGTAATATCGTCAAAACCTTTGGCGAATTTAAAGCACTGAATGATTTAAGCCTGAATGTTGAATCGGGCGAATTGGTCGCCTTGCTCGGCCCTTCGGGTTGCGGCAAAACATCCTTGCTGCGCGTCATTGCGGGTTTGGAAACACCCGATTCGGGGCAGATTCTGTTCCACGGCGAAGATACCACCGACAGGCATGTGCGTGAACGCCAAGTAGGCTTTGTGTTTCAGCACTATGCCCTGTTCCGCCATATGACGGTATTTGAAAATGTCGCTTTCGGCCTGCGCGTGCGCCCTAAATCAACTCGCCCATCCGATGCCGAAATCAAACGTAAAGTGCATGACTTGCTACAACTGGTGCAACTTGACTGGCTGGCTGATCGCTACCCGGCGCAACTATCGGGCGGCCAGCGTCAGCGCATTGCCTTGGCGCGTGCACTAGCCGTTGAGCCCAAAGTCTTGCTGCTCGACGAGCCATTTGGCGCACTCGACACCAAGGTGCGCAAAGAGTTGCGCCGCTGGCTGCGCCGCCTGCATGATGAAATTCATGTGACTTCGGTGTTCGTGACGCACGATCAGGAAGAAGCCCTGGAGGTCGCCGACCGCGTGGTCGTAATGAACAAAGGCCAGATCGAACAAATCGGCTCGCCTAGCGAAGTCTACGACACGCCAGCCAGCCCGTTTGTTTATCAGTTCCTCGGCGATGTGAATCTATTCCAGTCCCGCGTACACGAAGGCTGGGCACAAGTGGGTAGCGCGAAATTTGCCGCCAGCGAAACCAGCGAGCACGCCACAGTGTACGTCCGCCCGCATGAAATCGACCTAAGCCGGATTGCTACACCCGGCGCAATTAGCGGCACGATTACGCATATCCGCCTGCTCGGTGCCACGGTAAGGCTGGAAGTTGAAGTGCCCGAACATGACGTTGTGGAAGTGGAATTAACCCGCGAGCGCCAGCAGGAAGGAGCCTGGCAAGTGGCCGAAACCGTCTACCTGATCCCACGCGAAGCCAAGGTCTACGCCACGGTGTAG
- a CDS encoding oligogalacturonate-specific porin KdgM family protein → MNKKYLWATVLAALALNAQAASLDVRGQYRTEQEKYETRYLLSHELSNGIGGGVEYVVDHTSKSGEGIDQSRWKETEFELYYKYKVSDTLTLLPSVLFQDSKSAGDIAKVGVRANWAFAPGWRLDGRIRYEHKTRDTRNLNKQLDNDDTTRTEVWLRKSVNSDIDAYYNLRWDHKLANYAYPDASKNIFEHNIGASYKLNKTFRPYAEIGYLPDALIKDKVLTNDWRVRVGSVINF, encoded by the coding sequence ATGAACAAGAAATATCTATGGGCCACCGTGTTGGCCGCACTGGCACTGAATGCACAAGCTGCGAGCCTAGACGTACGCGGGCAATACCGTACCGAGCAGGAAAAATATGAAACGCGCTACCTGCTCAGCCATGAACTGAGCAACGGCATTGGTGGCGGCGTTGAGTATGTGGTTGACCATACCAGCAAAAGCGGCGAAGGCATTGATCAGTCGCGCTGGAAAGAAACCGAATTCGAGCTGTATTACAAATACAAAGTCAGCGATACGCTAACGCTACTGCCTAGCGTGCTGTTTCAGGACAGCAAAAGCGCCGGTGATATTGCCAAAGTGGGCGTACGCGCCAATTGGGCTTTTGCCCCCGGCTGGCGTCTGGATGGCCGCATTCGCTATGAACACAAAACACGCGACACCCGCAATCTGAACAAGCAGCTCGACAATGATGACACGACGCGCACCGAAGTATGGCTGCGCAAGAGCGTGAATAGCGACATCGACGCTTATTACAATTTGCGCTGGGATCACAAGCTGGCCAACTACGCCTACCCGGACGCCAGCAAAAATATTTTCGAGCACAATATTGGTGCGAGCTACAAGCTGAACAAAACCTTCCGCCCTTACGCTGAAATCGGCTATCTGCCTGATGCGCTCATCAAGGACAAGGTGTTGACCAACGACTGGCGCGTGCGTGTCGGCAGCGTGATCAATTTCTAA
- a CDS encoding glutathione S-transferase family protein yields MIQLYEFALSGNCHKVRLMLSLLDIPYQSIAVNGADREHKSAEFLAKNPLGQVPVLVDGNVVLRDSQAILVYLARQYGVAQADFWLPSDPVGQAQVQAWLATAANEVTRGPNALRLFHKWGRAVALAEAESITAQLMAVLETSLTKQPWLAAPHCTIADIALYPYIALSVEGKVALTQYPAVCQWLARIETLPGYIAMPGIESQVHV; encoded by the coding sequence ATGATCCAGCTCTATGAATTCGCCCTCTCCGGTAATTGCCACAAAGTCAGACTCATGCTGTCTTTGCTGGATATACCCTACCAGAGTATTGCCGTGAATGGCGCAGATCGCGAGCATAAATCGGCCGAGTTTCTGGCCAAAAACCCGCTTGGCCAGGTGCCGGTGCTGGTCGATGGCAACGTGGTGCTACGCGATAGTCAGGCCATTCTGGTGTATCTGGCGCGGCAATACGGTGTGGCGCAAGCTGATTTCTGGCTACCGAGCGATCCAGTCGGGCAAGCCCAAGTTCAAGCGTGGCTCGCCACTGCGGCCAATGAAGTCACGCGTGGGCCGAATGCGCTGCGGCTGTTTCATAAATGGGGGCGAGCCGTGGCGCTGGCCGAGGCTGAAAGCATCACCGCACAATTAATGGCGGTGCTGGAAACAAGCTTAACGAAACAGCCCTGGCTGGCCGCGCCGCACTGTACCATCGCCGACATTGCCCTCTACCCGTATATCGCGCTCAGCGTTGAAGGGAAAGTAGCGCTAACGCAATACCCCGCAGTTTGCCAATGGCTAGCGCGCATCGAGACACTGCCCGGCTATATTGCGATGCCGGGCATTGAGTCGCAAGTGCATGTCTGA
- a CDS encoding DUF2325 domain-containing protein: MQALIVGADHLGNIPQTLAQFGITVGHHVSGRNPSHQRSPSHINGMDVVILFTDFLNHNAMRNYRDIAQKRNVRFVACRRSSCDLTRSLEKIGAVKSLSAVH, encoded by the coding sequence ATGCAGGCATTGATTGTTGGCGCGGACCATCTGGGCAATATTCCGCAGACCCTGGCGCAGTTCGGCATTACGGTGGGGCACCATGTCAGTGGGCGCAACCCGTCACATCAGCGCAGCCCAAGCCATATCAATGGCATGGATGTGGTGATTCTGTTTACCGATTTTTTAAACCACAATGCCATGCGCAACTATCGCGATATTGCGCAAAAACGCAATGTCCGCTTTGTCGCCTGCCGCCGTTCAAGCTGCGATCTGACGCGCTCGCTGGAAAAAATCGGGGCAGTCAAAAGCCTGTCTGCCGTGCATTGA
- the cysT gene encoding sulfate ABC transporter permease subunit CysT gives MKLKQSSVLPGFNLALGYSLLYLSLIVLLPLSALFAKTMGLDWSSFWAIVTEARVVATYKVTFGASLIAALINLFVGMLIAWVLVRYPFPGKRFIDALVDLPFALPTAVAGIALATLYAPNGLLGEPLDKLGIKVAFTPLGIVLALTFITLPFVVRTVQPVLEDMERELEEAASSLGATRWQIFSKVILPTIFPALLTGFTLAFARAIGEFGSVIFIAGNMPFKSEITPLMIISKLEQYDYMGATAIAVVMLLVSFALLLLINGLQWWMAKRLGRRK, from the coding sequence ATGAAACTCAAACAAAGCAGTGTTCTGCCGGGCTTTAATCTGGCCCTAGGCTACAGCCTGCTCTATCTCTCGCTGATTGTACTGCTACCGCTTTCCGCGCTGTTTGCCAAAACCATGGGGCTCGATTGGAGCAGCTTCTGGGCGATTGTCACCGAGGCGCGCGTAGTGGCGACGTATAAAGTCACTTTTGGTGCCTCGCTGATTGCCGCGCTGATCAATTTATTTGTCGGCATGCTGATCGCCTGGGTGCTGGTGCGCTACCCGTTTCCGGGCAAGCGTTTTATTGATGCGCTGGTCGATTTGCCATTTGCGCTGCCGACGGCCGTGGCCGGGATTGCGCTGGCCACCTTGTACGCGCCAAACGGTTTGCTCGGAGAGCCGTTGGACAAGCTTGGCATCAAGGTGGCGTTTACCCCGCTGGGCATTGTGCTGGCGCTGACCTTTATCACGCTGCCCTTTGTCGTGCGCACCGTCCAACCCGTGCTCGAAGATATGGAGCGCGAGCTGGAAGAAGCGGCGTCGAGTCTGGGCGCAACGCGCTGGCAGATTTTCAGCAAAGTGATTTTGCCAACGATTTTCCCCGCGCTGCTGACCGGATTCACACTGGCTTTTGCCCGAGCGATTGGTGAATTTGGCTCGGTGATTTTCATCGCCGGCAATATGCCGTTTAAGTCGGAAATCACCCCGCTGATGATTATTTCCAAACTGGAGCAATACGATTATATGGGCGCGACGGCGATTGCCGTGGTGATGTTGCTGGTGTCGTTTGCCCTGCTGCTGCTGATTAACGGCCTGCAGTGGTGGATGGCCAAACGCCTAGGGAGACGCAAGTAA